The following proteins come from a genomic window of Elusimicrobiota bacterium:
- a CDS encoding adenylosuccinate synthase — MSTLIVVGAQWGDEGKGKIVHLLGKKADVIVRYQGGNNAGHTVVFDGKKFVLHQIPSGILQPGRRCVIANGVVMDPWALREEVRFLEGQKIKVRGRLFISAWAHLILPYHRYLDALRESGQGKIGTTKRGIGPAYSDKVGRVGIRLADYMEPDTFKELVEQNLQAKAPLLTSLVSLDELRRETFKDYDALRAFFAEYVAETPTLLADALAKKKNLLFEGAQGTMLDVDFGTYPFVTSSNPIAGAACVGSGVGPAVIDEVLGVVKAYTTRVGDGPFPTELKDAFGDQLRERGQEFGATTGRPRRCGWFDAVVVRHAVRINGLTRLALTKLDVLEGVDPIRVCVAYKVDGKTVKDFPAGRRAQATAEPVYKNIPGFSEPVKGITDYKKLPKAAQNYVAFLAKEVGVPMALISMGRSRDETILVDKKFRWIP, encoded by the coding sequence ATGTCGACATTAATCGTGGTGGGCGCCCAATGGGGCGACGAAGGCAAAGGCAAAATCGTGCACCTGCTCGGCAAAAAAGCCGACGTCATCGTGCGTTACCAAGGCGGCAACAACGCGGGCCACACCGTCGTCTTCGACGGAAAAAAGTTCGTTTTGCACCAAATCCCCTCGGGCATCCTCCAGCCGGGGCGGCGCTGCGTCATCGCCAACGGCGTCGTGATGGACCCCTGGGCCCTGCGGGAGGAAGTGCGTTTCCTCGAGGGGCAAAAGATCAAGGTGAGGGGCCGGTTGTTCATCAGCGCCTGGGCCCATCTCATTTTGCCCTATCACCGGTATTTGGACGCGCTCCGCGAGTCGGGCCAAGGCAAGATCGGCACCACCAAGCGCGGCATCGGCCCCGCCTATTCCGACAAGGTCGGCCGCGTGGGCATCCGCCTGGCGGACTACATGGAGCCCGACACCTTCAAGGAACTCGTCGAGCAAAACCTCCAGGCCAAGGCGCCGCTCTTGACGAGCCTGGTGTCCTTGGACGAACTGCGTCGGGAAACCTTCAAGGACTACGACGCCCTGCGGGCCTTCTTCGCCGAGTACGTGGCCGAAACCCCCACGCTCCTGGCCGACGCCCTGGCCAAAAAGAAGAACCTCCTCTTCGAAGGCGCCCAGGGCACCATGCTGGACGTGGACTTCGGCACTTACCCCTTCGTCACCTCCTCCAACCCCATCGCGGGCGCGGCCTGCGTCGGGTCGGGCGTGGGGCCGGCGGTCATCGACGAGGTGTTGGGCGTCGTCAAGGCCTACACCACGCGCGTGGGCGACGGGCCGTTCCCCACGGAACTGAAAGACGCCTTCGGCGACCAACTGCGCGAGCGCGGCCAGGAGTTCGGCGCCACCACGGGCCGTCCGCGCCGCTGCGGCTGGTTCGACGCGGTGGTCGTGCGCCACGCCGTGCGCATCAACGGCCTGACGCGCCTGGCGCTCACCAAGCTCGACGTGCTGGAGGGGGTCGATCCCATCCGCGTCTGCGTGGCCTACAAGGTCGACGGGAAAACCGTGAAGGATTTCCCCGCCGGCCGCCGGGCCCAGGCCACCGCCGAGCCCGTCTACAAAAACATCCCGGGGTTTTCGGAACCCGTCAAGGGCATCACCGACTACAAAAAACTGCCCAAGGCGGCGCAAAACTACGTGGCGTTCCTCGCCAAGGAAGTCGGCGTGCCCATGGCGCTCATCTCCATGGGCCGCAGCCGCGACGAGACCATCCTCGTCGACAAAAAGTTCCGGTGGATCCCGTGA
- a CDS encoding PorV/PorQ family protein — MKRARRAGILLIAGAIPWALRAVDSRTGGLTLLETADARATALGEAATALTGDLSGVAYNPAALTTMEFSQFLSQFETSPGEVRTGLLAGGWTNQRVGLAASVAYLDAGTIDIVPTLGPSVTRRAQQDFVGSLSAGAALAEGFRVGVTGKFLTSRLAEEASATAVAGDAGLLINLFTPGLRLGASAQNVGSGVTYRSVEDPLPTFYRVGLSFEARSPEEEASTFGLGGPWYMQMGQGRSRFWGGADAVVDRWGNVVGAFGFEWELARRAALRVGGRVGGEDPGVTGGVGVWLQRWRVDYSIQLVDELTDRHRFTLSYFWRTDGE, encoded by the coding sequence ATGAAACGCGCGCGTCGAGCCGGGATTCTCTTGATCGCCGGGGCGATCCCCTGGGCCCTCCGGGCCGTGGACTCGCGCACCGGCGGTTTGACCCTGTTGGAGACCGCCGACGCCCGCGCCACCGCCCTGGGCGAAGCCGCGACCGCCCTGACGGGGGATTTGAGCGGGGTGGCCTACAACCCGGCCGCCCTGACGACGATGGAATTTTCCCAGTTCTTGTCCCAATTTGAAACCTCCCCCGGCGAGGTGCGCACGGGGCTCCTGGCCGGCGGGTGGACCAATCAGCGGGTGGGTCTGGCCGCGTCGGTCGCCTACCTCGACGCCGGCACCATCGACATCGTGCCCACTCTGGGGCCGTCGGTCACCCGCCGCGCCCAGCAGGATTTCGTGGGGTCCCTGTCGGCGGGCGCGGCCCTGGCCGAGGGGTTCCGCGTGGGTGTCACGGGAAAATTCCTGACCTCCCGCCTGGCGGAGGAAGCTTCGGCCACCGCGGTGGCCGGCGACGCGGGTCTCTTGATCAATTTGTTTACCCCCGGCCTGCGGCTGGGCGCCTCGGCGCAGAACGTCGGATCGGGCGTGACCTACCGTTCCGTGGAAGACCCTCTGCCCACTTTCTACCGCGTGGGCCTGTCTTTCGAAGCGCGGTCGCCCGAGGAGGAGGCGTCCACTTTCGGCCTCGGCGGGCCTTGGTACATGCAGATGGGGCAGGGGCGTTCCCGTTTTTGGGGCGGCGCCGACGCCGTCGTCGACCGCTGGGGCAACGTGGTCGGCGCGTTCGGTTTTGAGTGGGAGCTCGCCCGGCGCGCCGCGCTGCGGGTCGGCGGTCGCGTCGGGGGCGAAGACCCGGGCGTCACCGGCGGGGTGGGGGTTTGGCTGCAACGCTGGCGGGTGGACTATTCCATTCAATTGGTGGACGAGTTGACGGACCGCCACCGCTTCACGCTGTCCTATTTTTGGCGAACCGACGGAGAGTAA
- a CDS encoding class I SAM-dependent methyltransferase yields the protein MKAWAHRLPPRGRVLSLAEGEGRNAVYLAGLGHAVTAVDQSAVGLEKARRLAAARGVTLETVVADLTDYVVAPESWDGVVSIFCHLPAAVRRRLHAGVVAGLRPGGVLLLEAYRPAQLQYKTGGPPTADLLPTLDELKIDLAALELIHAVETERDVVEGTLHTGRAAVVQVVARGPAPPPTS from the coding sequence CTGAAAGCCTGGGCGCACCGCTTGCCGCCCCGGGGGCGGGTTCTGTCCCTCGCCGAAGGCGAGGGGCGCAACGCCGTTTATTTGGCTGGCCTCGGCCACGCGGTCACCGCCGTCGACCAATCGGCCGTGGGTCTGGAAAAAGCCCGTCGACTCGCCGCCGCGCGGGGCGTGACCCTGGAAACCGTCGTGGCGGATTTAACGGATTACGTCGTCGCGCCGGAAAGCTGGGACGGGGTCGTCTCCATTTTTTGCCACCTTCCCGCGGCGGTGCGACGGCGTTTGCACGCCGGTGTCGTTGCCGGGCTTCGGCCGGGCGGTGTGCTGTTGTTGGAGGCCTATCGCCCGGCCCAACTCCAATACAAAACCGGCGGCCCGCCCACCGCCGATCTATTGCCCACCCTGGACGAATTGAAAATTGACCTGGCCGCTCTTGAATTAATCCACGCCGTCGAAACGGAGCGTGACGTCGTGGAGGGAACCCTCCACACCGGGCGGGCCGCGGTGGTCCAGGTGGTCGCCCGCGGGCCGGCCCCACCGCCGACGTCATGA
- the carB gene encoding carbamoyl-phosphate synthase large subunit codes for MPKRTDIETILIIGSGPIVIGQACEFDYSGAQAVKALKKEGYRVVLINSNPATIMTDPEFAHATYVEPLIPSMIERILEKEKPQVILPTLGGQTALNLAVELHERGSLQKYGVELIGAKIDAIKKAEDRELFKKTMLGIGLDVPKSGVARNLEQAQRIAEEIGFPLIIRASFTLGGVGSAIVYTKEEFMGAVVRGLDASPIHEILLEQSVIGWKEFELEVMRDRADQCVVICSIENLDPMGVHTGDSITVAPAQTLSDPEYQILRDQAFACIRAIGVETGGSNVQFAVDPRSGRTTVIEMNPRVSRSSALASKATGFPIAKMAALLAVGYRLDEIANDITKKTPACFEPVIDYVVTKVPRFAFEKFTEADQTLTTSMKSVGEVMAIGRTFRESLQKALRGLEIGRAGLGADGKSIVPKVDDLVKRGDAASAERAKLLEDVEQKLRVPNCDRIFYVKYALQLGLSVEDIHRLSAIDPWFLHQMAMIWELEKEVRAAGKKISVDLLRRAKRDGFSDVQIAYLTGLSAETVAKKRKKDIPVTFKKVDTCAAEFPADTPYFYSTYETEDESLPLSKSDRIIVLGGGPNRIGQGIEFDYCCVHAAWAIKECGAEAIMVNCNPETVSTDYDTSDQLFFEPLTLEDVVNVVERTKAKGVIPQFGGQTPLNLAKPLLKAGVKILGTSADSIDIAEDRERFGELLKKLKIPHPAHGTARNLKEAEAAAARVGYPVMVRPSYVLGGRAMEVVYDKEQLADYMKRALESGAGLPILLDRFLEDAKEVDVDAVCDGKDVYIAGIMEHIEEAGIHSGDSACVLPPYSLEPKVLADLERHTRAMALALKVKGLINIQYAVQNGTVYVLEANPRASRTVPFVSKATGVPLAKVAAKVMVGKSLKEALAPYAAVMALKKPWYSVKEVVFPWMRFPQVDVVLGPEMRSTGEVMGIDENYGLAFAKAQAAAGSALPKAGKILFSLRERDRKQAVPIAQAFLEMGYGLMATEGTYLYLKEKGLAIEPVKKIAEGRPNVLDVIKNREVVMVINTPHGRRARSDGFHIRRTALVSGVPIFTTYAAARAVADGLKMSRSTRWQARPLQSLYAAALPAAAKVPAHV; via the coding sequence ATGCCGAAGCGCACCGACATTGAAACCATCCTGATCATCGGGTCCGGGCCCATCGTCATCGGCCAAGCCTGCGAGTTCGATTATTCCGGGGCCCAGGCCGTGAAGGCGCTCAAGAAGGAGGGCTACCGCGTCGTCTTGATCAATTCCAACCCCGCGACGATCATGACCGACCCGGAGTTCGCCCACGCGACCTACGTGGAACCGCTGATTCCCTCCATGATCGAACGGATTTTGGAAAAGGAAAAACCCCAGGTCATTTTGCCCACCTTGGGCGGCCAAACGGCCCTCAACCTCGCCGTGGAGTTGCACGAGCGCGGCAGCCTTCAAAAATACGGCGTGGAACTGATCGGCGCCAAGATCGACGCCATCAAGAAGGCCGAAGACCGTGAGTTGTTTAAAAAAACCATGCTCGGAATCGGCCTCGACGTGCCCAAGAGCGGCGTCGCCCGTAACCTCGAACAGGCCCAGCGCATCGCCGAAGAGATCGGATTCCCGCTCATCATCCGCGCCTCCTTCACTCTCGGCGGCGTCGGATCGGCCATCGTTTACACCAAAGAAGAATTCATGGGCGCGGTCGTGCGCGGGTTGGACGCCAGCCCCATCCACGAGATTTTGCTCGAGCAGTCCGTCATCGGCTGGAAGGAATTCGAACTCGAGGTCATGCGCGACCGGGCGGACCAGTGCGTCGTGATCTGCTCCATCGAGAACCTGGACCCCATGGGCGTGCACACGGGCGACTCCATCACCGTGGCTCCCGCGCAAACCCTTTCCGACCCGGAATACCAGATTTTGCGCGACCAGGCCTTCGCTTGCATCCGCGCCATCGGGGTCGAAACCGGCGGGTCGAACGTGCAATTCGCCGTCGATCCCCGGAGCGGCCGCACGACCGTCATCGAGATGAACCCCCGCGTGTCCCGCTCGTCGGCCCTGGCGTCCAAAGCCACGGGCTTCCCGATCGCCAAAATGGCGGCGCTCCTGGCCGTGGGCTACCGGTTGGACGAGATCGCCAACGACATCACCAAAAAGACCCCGGCCTGTTTCGAGCCCGTGATCGACTATGTCGTGACCAAGGTGCCCCGCTTCGCCTTTGAAAAGTTCACCGAGGCCGACCAGACGCTCACCACCAGCATGAAGTCCGTGGGCGAGGTCATGGCCATCGGGCGCACGTTCCGCGAGTCCCTGCAGAAGGCCCTGCGGGGGCTGGAGATCGGCCGGGCCGGCCTCGGGGCCGACGGCAAGTCCATCGTGCCCAAGGTGGACGACCTCGTGAAGCGCGGCGACGCCGCCTCCGCCGAACGGGCCAAGCTGTTGGAGGACGTGGAACAAAAACTGCGCGTGCCCAACTGCGACCGCATTTTTTACGTGAAGTACGCCCTGCAGTTGGGCTTGTCGGTCGAGGACATCCACCGCCTGTCGGCCATCGACCCGTGGTTCCTCCACCAAATGGCCATGATTTGGGAACTGGAAAAGGAGGTTCGCGCGGCGGGCAAAAAGATCTCCGTCGACCTCCTGCGGCGGGCCAAGCGCGACGGGTTTTCCGACGTGCAGATCGCCTACCTCACGGGGCTCTCGGCCGAAACCGTCGCCAAAAAACGGAAAAAGGACATCCCCGTCACCTTCAAAAAAGTCGACACCTGCGCCGCCGAGTTCCCCGCGGACACGCCCTATTTCTATTCGACCTACGAAACCGAAGACGAGTCCCTGCCCCTGTCCAAAAGCGACCGCATCATCGTGCTGGGGGGCGGTCCCAACCGCATCGGTCAAGGCATCGAGTTCGACTACTGTTGCGTGCACGCGGCCTGGGCCATCAAGGAGTGCGGGGCCGAAGCCATCATGGTCAACTGCAACCCGGAGACCGTGTCGACCGACTACGACACGTCCGATCAGCTTTTCTTTGAGCCGCTGACCCTGGAAGACGTGGTGAACGTCGTCGAACGCACCAAGGCCAAAGGGGTCATCCCCCAATTCGGCGGGCAGACGCCGCTCAACCTGGCGAAGCCGCTGTTGAAGGCCGGGGTCAAGATCTTGGGCACCTCGGCGGATTCCATCGACATCGCCGAGGACCGGGAGCGGTTCGGCGAGCTTTTGAAAAAATTGAAGATCCCGCACCCGGCCCACGGCACGGCCCGCAATTTGAAGGAGGCCGAGGCCGCCGCGGCGCGGGTCGGGTATCCCGTCATGGTGCGTCCCTCCTACGTCCTGGGCGGCCGGGCCATGGAAGTGGTCTACGACAAAGAGCAATTGGCCGATTACATGAAGCGCGCGTTGGAATCCGGCGCCGGCCTGCCCATCCTGCTCGACCGCTTTTTGGAGGACGCCAAGGAAGTCGACGTCGACGCCGTCTGCGATGGAAAAGACGTTTACATCGCCGGCATCATGGAGCACATTGAAGAGGCCGGCATCCATTCGGGCGATTCGGCCTGCGTGCTGCCCCCCTACAGCCTCGAGCCCAAGGTCCTGGCCGACCTGGAGCGCCACACCCGCGCCATGGCCCTGGCCCTCAAGGTCAAAGGGCTCATCAACATCCAGTACGCCGTGCAAAACGGCACGGTGTACGTTCTCGAAGCGAACCCCCGCGCCAGCCGCACGGTGCCCTTCGTCTCGAAGGCCACGGGCGTGCCCCTGGCCAAGGTCGCCGCGAAAGTCATGGTGGGGAAATCGTTAAAAGAAGCCCTCGCCCCCTACGCCGCCGTCATGGCCCTTAAAAAACCCTGGTATTCCGTGAAAGAAGTGGTGTTCCCTTGGATGCGTTTCCCCCAGGTGGACGTGGTGTTGGGCCCCGAGATGCGATCCACCGGCGAAGTCATGGGGATCGATGAAAACTACGGCCTGGCTTTCGCCAAAGCCCAGGCCGCGGCGGGCAGCGCCCTGCCCAAGGCGGGGAAAATCCTCTTCAGTCTCCGGGAACGGGACCGCAAGCAGGCGGTTCCCATCGCCCAGGCGTTCCTGGAGATGGGGTACGGCCTCATGGCGACCGAAGGCACCTACCTTTATTTGAAGGAAAAAGGCCTCGCCATCGAGCCGGTCAAGAAAATCGCCGAAGGGCGCCCCAACGTTCTCGACGTCATCAAGAACCGCGAGGTGGTCATGGTGATCAACACGCCGCACGGCCGTCGCGCCCGGTCCGACGGCTTCCACATCCGGCGGACGGCCCTGGTTTCCGGAGTTCCGATCTTCACCACCTACGCCGCCGCGCGCGCGGTGGCCGACGGCCTTAAAATGTCCCGCTCCACCCGCTGGCAGGCGCGGCCCCTGCAATCGCTGTACGCCGCCGCCCTGCCCGCCGCCGCGAAGGTGCCGGCCCACGTCTAG
- the carA gene encoding glutamine-hydrolyzing carbamoyl-phosphate synthase small subunit encodes MKAVLALETGRVFEGQAFGAPGETTGEVVFCTALSGYQEIMTDPSYQRQIVVMTYPHIGNYGTVADFDESKKPHVAGYVAREFSPLASHWKPVATIDAYMKKTGVVGIEGIDTRALVRHLRDVGVCRGVISSENVKPKVLVEKAKKSPSMAGADLVKEVTCETPYAWKTTDKAAPARRVALMDFGVKYNIMNSLAAHGCDVTVFPAKTSFAELLAFKPDGIMLSNGPGDPAAVTYAIETVRRVAAHNGGASKPIPLFGICLGHQILGLALGGKTYKLKFGHRGANHPVKDLTTGKVEVTTQNHGFAVDIESLAGKAVEPTHVNLNDNTLEGLRHKHLPMFSVQYHPEACPGPHDARYLFARFVDLMKGASAS; translated from the coding sequence GTGAAGGCCGTCCTCGCCCTCGAAACCGGCCGGGTGTTCGAAGGCCAGGCCTTCGGCGCCCCGGGGGAAACGACCGGGGAAGTCGTCTTTTGCACGGCCCTTTCCGGGTATCAGGAAATCATGACCGACCCGTCCTACCAACGGCAAATCGTCGTCATGACCTACCCGCACATCGGCAACTACGGCACCGTCGCCGATTTCGACGAATCGAAAAAGCCCCACGTGGCCGGCTACGTCGCCCGGGAATTCAGCCCCCTGGCCAGTCATTGGAAACCCGTCGCGACCATCGACGCCTACATGAAGAAAACCGGCGTGGTCGGCATCGAGGGCATCGACACCCGGGCGCTGGTGCGCCACCTGCGGGACGTCGGCGTCTGCCGCGGCGTGATTTCGAGCGAGAACGTGAAGCCCAAGGTTTTGGTGGAAAAAGCCAAAAAGTCGCCTTCGATGGCGGGCGCGGACCTGGTGAAGGAAGTGACCTGCGAAACCCCCTATGCCTGGAAAACGACCGACAAGGCCGCCCCGGCCCGACGCGTGGCGCTCATGGATTTCGGCGTCAAGTACAACATCATGAATTCCCTCGCGGCCCACGGTTGCGACGTGACGGTCTTCCCGGCCAAGACGTCCTTCGCCGAGCTCCTGGCCTTCAAACCCGACGGGATCATGTTGTCCAACGGCCCCGGCGACCCGGCCGCCGTCACCTACGCCATCGAGACCGTGCGCCGCGTGGCCGCCCACAACGGCGGCGCGTCGAAGCCCATCCCTCTTTTCGGCATCTGTCTCGGCCACCAAATCCTGGGCCTGGCCCTGGGCGGCAAAACCTACAAGCTCAAGTTCGGCCACCGGGGGGCCAACCACCCGGTCAAGGACCTCACCACCGGCAAAGTCGAAGTGACGACGCAAAACCACGGCTTCGCCGTGGACATCGAATCCTTGGCCGGCAAGGCGGTCGAGCCCACCCACGTCAATTTGAACGACAACACCCTGGAAGGACTGCGGCACAAACACCTGCCGATGTTCTCGGTGCAGTACCACCCCGAGGCCTGCCCGGGCCCCCACGACGCCCGTTATCTTTTTGCGCGGTTCGTGGATCTCATGAAGGGGGCATCCGCGTCGTGA